One genomic window of Halovivax cerinus includes the following:
- a CDS encoding DUF7518 family protein, with translation MPRNRVEELESTVRELESTVEGLTEELVESKERIRVLEELLDAEPQTRVPDRRSSERREAAPDDVAAATAQADADPADLGLDEPTTDEAPAESESVEESEPQESGTDEIIVA, from the coding sequence ATGCCGAGAAATCGCGTCGAGGAACTCGAGTCGACGGTTCGCGAACTCGAGTCGACGGTCGAAGGGCTCACGGAAGAACTGGTCGAGTCGAAGGAGCGAATCCGCGTGCTCGAGGAACTGCTCGATGCCGAACCGCAGACCCGAGTTCCGGACCGCCGCTCGAGCGAGCGACGGGAGGCCGCCCCTGACGACGTCGCGGCGGCGACCGCCCAGGCGGACGCCGATCCGGCGGACCTCGGGCTGGACGAGCCCACGACCGACGAGGCGCCCGCCGAATCGGAGTCAGTCGAAGAGTCCGAACCACAAGAGTCAGGTACCGACGAAATCATCGTCGCATAA
- a CDS encoding winged helix-turn-helix transcriptional regulator, protein MAGDERVDEDKRATLRRFATVGTSASLVGSTGTAAASTGESEPRDAITGYLATTPGAHFSKIRDDLKLGTGETQHHLRTLTTAGTVEGFRDGDYRRYVQANRFDDFEKHALGYLRRDTPRGMIIELLKSPNAGASELAETLDVSAPTVSKYAGELESQGLLSREDGYALLRPESILLLLVSHADSFGSDAISLAKEADRFVVYDG, encoded by the coding sequence ATGGCTGGTGACGAACGCGTCGACGAAGACAAACGCGCCACACTCCGCCGATTCGCCACCGTCGGCACGAGCGCGTCGCTCGTCGGATCCACGGGCACCGCAGCCGCCTCGACCGGGGAGAGCGAACCCCGCGACGCCATCACCGGCTACCTCGCCACGACGCCGGGTGCACACTTCTCGAAGATTCGAGACGACCTCAAACTGGGGACGGGCGAGACCCAGCACCACCTCAGGACGCTCACGACAGCCGGCACCGTCGAAGGGTTCCGCGACGGCGACTACCGCCGCTACGTACAAGCGAACCGGTTCGACGACTTCGAGAAGCACGCCCTCGGCTACCTCCGTCGCGACACGCCACGAGGGATGATCATCGAGTTGCTCAAATCGCCCAACGCGGGAGCGAGCGAGCTCGCCGAGACGCTCGACGTCTCGGCGCCGACGGTGAGTAAGTACGCAGGCGAACTCGAATCACAGGGGCTTCTCTCTCGCGAGGACGGCTACGCGTTGCTCCGACCCGAATCGATCTTGCTCTTACTCGTCAGCCACGCCGATTCGTTCGGGTCGGACGCAATTTCGCTCGCCAAAGAGGCGGATCGATTCGTCGTCTACGACGGCTGA
- a CDS encoding cupin domain-containing protein, with amino-acid sequence MEREAFDVSTADDGSLTVSRLSDPLGTTDLAVTHYRVPPGGRLPSGVHTHSDQEEVFVVHSGEATFETLAGDVSVSSDEAIRFAPGDYQAGRNDGDEPLDVLAIGAPRESADIRIPIVCSACEHGNLRLDTAGDSLSFTCPGCGVEREPAPCPSCSGADLRVVLDDGNEPVAACQDCGSTFDRPPIDGEW; translated from the coding sequence ATGGAACGTGAGGCGTTCGACGTATCGACGGCGGACGACGGCTCCCTCACCGTTTCTCGGCTGAGTGATCCGCTCGGGACGACGGACCTCGCGGTAACTCACTACCGGGTGCCACCCGGAGGCCGACTGCCGTCCGGAGTGCACACCCACTCCGATCAGGAGGAAGTGTTCGTCGTCCACTCCGGTGAAGCGACGTTCGAGACGCTCGCCGGAGACGTGTCCGTCTCGAGCGACGAGGCGATTCGATTCGCTCCAGGCGACTACCAGGCCGGTCGGAACGACGGAGACGAACCGCTCGACGTGCTGGCCATCGGGGCGCCCCGAGAGAGCGCTGATATCCGCATCCCGATCGTGTGCTCCGCGTGCGAGCACGGCAACCTTCGGCTCGATACCGCTGGCGACTCGCTCTCGTTTACCTGCCCGGGCTGTGGCGTCGAGCGGGAACCGGCCCCCTGTCCGTCGTGCTCCGGAGCGGATCTTCGGGTGGTCCTCGACGACGGGAACGAACCGGTTGCAGCCTGTCAAGACTGCGGATCGACGTTCGATCGACCGCCGATCGACGGTGAGTGGTGA
- a CDS encoding segregation/condensation protein A produces MTSEDTEEATPTTPSSETRTGSEARSEGSEDLGTVNGERQRPVNEATRERSEGSEEPMSTTEASGNSGEEPTQTTEADDAGDAESRRSAGGAAEEPSPGRSDEPSSAADDVPLTIAGHEDREPPSGTSSDGLAFADEAESDDPYPDSVPDETDDEDDDVQPVELLVQLAKRGQIDPWDIDIVQVTDAFLDALDEADLRTSGRALFYASVLLRMKSDVLFSPDEPDDEEVPPWEAAFVDDGAPVEADDGPSGFDPVERLEAEMDRRLERQHARGKPETLDELVRELRDAERGSWWKRSREYDTSNSPSGFNRGVQELSYHSEDAYRGVDEPTADDVTHTQHDEEIDAVIADVEAALEPHYEAGREEVLFAEIEDAGGSRVMTYLALLFLAHRGQIRLEQDELFGDLWVQQVTVDAEPSEAVAD; encoded by the coding sequence ATGACTAGCGAGGATACCGAGGAGGCTACGCCGACGACGCCATCCTCGGAAACGCGAACGGGGAGCGAGGCGAGGTCTGAGGGAAGCGAAGACCTCGGGACTGTGAACGGGGAGCGTCAGCGACCCGTGAACGAAGCGACCCGTGAGCGAAGCGAGGGCTCCGAGGAGCCGATGTCGACGACGGAAGCGTCGGGGAATTCAGGCGAGGAGCCGACGCAGACGACGGAAGCGGACGACGCCGGCGACGCTGAGAGTCGACGATCTGCCGGTGGAGCCGCGGAGGAACCGTCGCCGGGGCGGAGCGACGAGCCTTCGTCGGCGGCGGACGACGTGCCACTGACGATCGCCGGTCACGAGGATCGAGAACCGCCGTCGGGTACGTCGTCGGATGGGCTCGCGTTCGCCGACGAGGCCGAGTCGGACGATCCGTACCCCGATTCGGTTCCCGACGAAACGGACGACGAGGACGATGACGTCCAGCCGGTGGAGTTACTCGTCCAGCTGGCAAAGCGGGGCCAGATCGATCCGTGGGACATCGACATCGTGCAAGTGACGGATGCGTTTCTCGACGCGCTAGACGAGGCGGATCTTCGGACGTCGGGCCGGGCGCTGTTCTACGCGAGCGTGCTGTTGCGGATGAAGAGCGACGTACTCTTCAGCCCTGACGAACCTGACGACGAGGAGGTGCCGCCCTGGGAGGCGGCGTTCGTCGACGACGGGGCGCCGGTCGAGGCTGACGATGGACCGTCCGGTTTCGATCCGGTCGAACGGTTGGAGGCGGAGATGGACCGCCGACTCGAACGCCAGCACGCCCGTGGCAAGCCGGAGACGCTGGACGAACTCGTCCGCGAACTCAGGGACGCCGAACGTGGCTCCTGGTGGAAACGCTCCCGGGAGTACGACACGTCCAACTCCCCGAGCGGGTTCAATCGCGGGGTGCAGGAACTCAGCTACCACTCCGAAGACGCCTACCGCGGCGTCGACGAACCGACGGCGGACGACGTCACGCACACCCAGCACGACGAGGAGATCGACGCCGTCATCGCGGACGTCGAGGCGGCGCTGGAACCGCACTACGAGGCCGGTCGCGAGGAGGTCCTGTTCGCAGAGATCGAGGACGCCGGCGGCTCGCGCGTGATGACCTATCTCGCGTTGCTGTTTCTGGCCCACCGTGGCCAGATTCGATTAGAACAGGACGAACTCTTCGGGGACCTCTGGGTGCAACAGGTGACGGTGGACGCCGAACCGAGCGAAGCGGTGGCGGATTGA
- the smc gene encoding chromosome segregation protein SMC — protein MHIKALVLDNFKSFGRKTRIPFYEDFTVITGPNGSGKSNIIDAVLFALGLARTRGIRAEKLTDLIYNPGYDDGDRPPGTREAEVEVVLDNADRTLERSQVATAAGSDDVGECDEIRIRRRVKQTEDNYYSYYYLNGRSVNLADIKDLLAQAGVTPEGYNVVMQGDVTEIINTTPHSRREIIDEIAGVAEFDAKKEDAFEELEVVEERIDEAELRIEEKRTRLDQLEDERRTALRYRRLRREKAEYEGYLKASELEDKRDEHDDVAERVTDLAAELESLQRELDEKQGAVVRLQEDLEDLNDEIEQKGEDEQLQIKSEIEAVKGEIARLEDKIETCGERIEEAEADRRDAFVQIDRKQERVDELGDEMRECKLEKGSIASEIQEREAEIESLETELENVDTEYDEVKADLAEHKDELETAKTEKNDLQREQDRLLDEARRRSNQIAELESSIEETESLLPELADERAELERELEKAAANSENIEEVVTDLKRERFQLQDDLDDLEDELQAKQQEYAELEAKAGQSGDSSFGRAVTTILNSGFDGVHGAVAQLGSVDGAYATACETAAGGRLANVVVDDDGVGQRCIDHLKSKNAGRATFLPMTEMYSRSLPSAPSDPGVVDFAYNLVDFDDQYDGIFSYVLGDTLVVEDIETARSYMGDYRMVTLDGDLVEKSGAMTGGSRKGSRYSFSTDGRGKLERVATQITELQDQRDDLRDELRDVESRLDDARDRQTDAADEVRSIENEIEKVDEQRDRLEGEIESDEAELEELRSERESVDEEMTDISGQIEAKQEAIEDIEASIADLEAELADSKIPELTARIEEVEAEIDEREERIADLSSQLNELELEKTYAEDAIEDLHDDIESAQNQKAEYEERIETYEDEIESQEGVLDEKREAVAQLEEELAELKDERTSLREDVEEARRARDEAQDAVTDTKGELTNARDRLEALEWEIEALEEEVGEYDPEDVPDHDTVVEMVDLLTTDMEALEPVNMLAIEEYDEVRSDLDELEANRETLVEEADGIRERIERYEKQKRATFMDAYESINAHFTEIFEQLSEGTGSLHLENEDDPFDGGLTMKAQPGDKPIQRLDAMSGGEKSLTALAFIFAIQRHNPAPFYALDEVDAFLDAVNAERVGRMVDELAGDAQFVVVSHRQAMLDRSERAIGVTMQQDNVSAVTGIDLSGEEEVVADD, from the coding sequence ATGCACATCAAAGCCCTCGTCCTGGACAATTTCAAGAGTTTCGGTCGCAAGACCCGGATCCCCTTCTACGAGGACTTCACCGTTATTACCGGACCGAACGGCTCCGGCAAGTCGAACATCATCGACGCCGTCCTCTTCGCGCTCGGGCTCGCCCGGACGCGAGGCATCCGCGCCGAGAAACTCACCGACCTGATCTACAACCCCGGCTACGACGACGGCGATCGACCACCGGGCACCCGGGAGGCCGAGGTCGAGGTCGTCCTCGACAACGCCGACCGGACGCTGGAGCGATCCCAGGTCGCGACCGCTGCCGGCTCCGACGACGTGGGCGAGTGCGACGAGATACGCATCCGCCGACGGGTCAAACAGACCGAGGACAACTACTACTCCTACTACTACCTGAACGGTCGGTCGGTCAACCTCGCGGACATCAAGGACCTGCTCGCCCAGGCCGGCGTGACGCCGGAGGGCTACAACGTCGTCATGCAGGGTGACGTCACCGAGATCATCAACACGACACCCCACAGCCGCCGCGAGATCATCGACGAGATCGCGGGCGTGGCCGAGTTCGACGCGAAGAAAGAAGACGCGTTCGAGGAACTAGAGGTCGTCGAAGAACGCATCGACGAGGCAGAACTGCGCATCGAGGAGAAGCGGACCCGCCTCGACCAGCTCGAAGACGAGCGGCGTACGGCCCTCCGGTATCGCCGTCTCAGGCGCGAGAAGGCGGAGTACGAGGGGTACCTCAAAGCGAGCGAACTCGAAGACAAGCGCGACGAACACGACGACGTCGCGGAGCGAGTCACCGATCTCGCGGCCGAACTCGAATCCCTCCAGCGGGAACTCGACGAGAAGCAGGGCGCCGTCGTCCGACTGCAAGAAGACCTGGAGGATTTGAACGACGAGATCGAGCAGAAGGGCGAGGACGAACAACTACAGATCAAAAGCGAGATCGAGGCGGTCAAAGGCGAGATCGCCCGTCTCGAGGACAAGATCGAGACCTGCGGCGAGCGGATCGAGGAAGCGGAGGCCGACCGCCGCGACGCGTTCGTCCAGATCGACCGCAAGCAAGAGCGCGTCGACGAACTTGGGGACGAGATGCGCGAGTGCAAACTCGAGAAGGGCTCGATCGCCTCGGAAATTCAGGAGCGCGAGGCGGAGATCGAGTCGCTCGAGACGGAACTCGAGAACGTCGACACCGAGTACGACGAGGTGAAGGCCGACCTCGCCGAACACAAGGACGAACTGGAGACGGCCAAGACGGAGAAGAACGACCTCCAGCGCGAGCAGGATCGCCTGCTCGACGAGGCCCGCCGCCGGTCGAACCAGATAGCGGAACTCGAGTCCTCGATCGAGGAGACCGAGTCGCTCCTTCCCGAACTGGCGGACGAACGGGCCGAACTCGAGCGCGAACTGGAGAAGGCAGCGGCGAACAGCGAGAACATCGAGGAGGTCGTCACCGATCTCAAGCGCGAGCGATTCCAGTTACAGGACGACCTGGACGACCTTGAAGACGAACTGCAGGCCAAACAACAGGAGTACGCCGAACTCGAGGCGAAGGCGGGCCAGAGCGGCGATTCGTCGTTCGGCCGCGCGGTGACGACCATCCTCAATTCTGGATTCGACGGCGTCCACGGTGCGGTCGCCCAGCTCGGGAGCGTCGACGGTGCCTACGCTACGGCGTGTGAAACTGCGGCGGGTGGGCGACTCGCGAACGTCGTCGTCGACGACGACGGCGTCGGCCAGCGCTGTATCGATCACCTCAAATCGAAGAATGCCGGCCGGGCCACGTTCCTCCCGATGACGGAGATGTACTCCCGGAGTCTTCCGTCCGCCCCGTCGGATCCCGGCGTCGTCGACTTCGCGTACAACCTCGTCGACTTCGACGATCAGTACGACGGGATCTTCTCGTACGTGCTCGGGGACACCCTCGTCGTCGAGGACATCGAGACGGCCCGGTCGTACATGGGCGACTACCGCATGGTGACGCTCGACGGCGACCTGGTCGAGAAGAGCGGTGCGATGACCGGTGGCTCACGAAAAGGATCGCGCTACTCGTTCTCGACGGACGGCCGCGGCAAACTCGAACGCGTCGCGACCCAGATCACCGAGTTGCAGGACCAGCGCGACGACCTGCGTGACGAATTGCGAGACGTCGAGTCCCGCCTCGACGACGCTCGCGACCGCCAGACCGACGCGGCCGACGAGGTTCGCTCTATCGAGAACGAGATCGAGAAGGTTGACGAACAGCGCGACCGGCTCGAAGGGGAGATCGAGTCAGACGAAGCCGAACTGGAAGAGCTCCGATCCGAACGCGAGTCGGTCGACGAGGAGATGACCGATATCTCCGGGCAGATCGAGGCAAAGCAGGAGGCTATCGAGGATATCGAGGCGTCGATCGCGGACCTCGAGGCCGAGCTGGCCGATTCGAAGATTCCCGAACTCACCGCCCGGATCGAGGAGGTAGAAGCCGAGATCGACGAACGGGAGGAACGCATCGCGGATCTCAGCAGTCAACTGAACGAGCTCGAACTCGAGAAGACCTACGCCGAGGACGCCATCGAGGACCTCCACGACGACATCGAGTCGGCCCAGAACCAGAAGGCGGAGTACGAAGAACGGATCGAGACCTACGAGGACGAGATCGAGTCCCAGGAGGGCGTTCTCGACGAGAAGCGCGAGGCGGTCGCCCAGTTAGAGGAGGAACTCGCCGAACTCAAAGACGAACGGACGTCGCTTCGCGAGGACGTAGAGGAGGCGCGTCGAGCGCGCGACGAGGCCCAGGACGCGGTCACTGACACCAAGGGCGAACTCACGAACGCGCGCGACCGCCTGGAGGCACTCGAGTGGGAGATCGAGGCCCTCGAAGAGGAAGTCGGCGAGTACGACCCCGAAGACGTGCCGGACCACGACACTGTCGTCGAAATGGTCGATCTCCTCACCACCGACATGGAGGCACTCGAACCGGTGAACATGCTCGCGATCGAGGAGTACGACGAGGTTCGAAGCGACCTCGACGAACTCGAGGCGAACCGGGAGACGCTCGTCGAGGAGGCCGACGGGATCCGCGAGCGCATCGAGCGCTACGAGAAGCAGAAACGGGCCACCTTCATGGACGCCTACGAGTCGATCAACGCCCACTTCACGGAGATCTTCGAGCAACTCTCCGAAGGGACCGGGTCGCTCCACCTGGAGAACGAGGACGATCCATTCGACGGCGGCCTCACGATGAAGGCCCAGCCGGGCGACAAACCCATCCAGCGCCTGGACGCGATGTCCGGCGGCGAGAAGTCCCTCACCGCCCTCGCCTTCATCTTCGCCATCCAGCGACACAACCCGGCGCCGTTCTACGCGCTCGACGAGGTCGACGCCTTCCTCGACGCGGTCAACGCAGAACGCGTCGGCCGGATGGTCGACGAGTTGGCGGGCGACGCCCAGTTCGTCGTCGTCTCACACCGCCAGGCCATGCTCGACCGCTCCGAACGCGCCATCGGCGTGACGATGCAACAGGACAACGTCAGCGCGGTGACCGGCATCGACCTGAGCGGTGAGGAGGAGGTCGTTGCTGATGACTAG
- a CDS encoding SPFH domain-containing protein, translating into MATVSALIIGALLLVVVVAALLSAIEIVNAYEKRALTVFGEYRKLLEPGINIVPPFVSKTYTFDMRTQTLDVPRQEAITRDNSPVTADAVVYIKVMDAKKAFLEVDNYKKAVSNLAQTTLRAVLGDMELDDTLNKRQQINAHIREELDEPTDEWGIRVESVEVREVNPSKDVQQAMEQQTSAERKRRAMILEAQGERRSAVEKAEGDKQSDIIRAQGEKQSQILEAQGDSISTVLRAKSAESMGERAVIDKGMETLSEIGQGESTTFVLPQELSSLVGRYGKHLSGSDVSEGEESLESLEFDEETRELIGLDDIAEIIGEIDEEADMDVEAMEQEAQAIKQGKDPANIADPDEVIEEMDQEFGADSSE; encoded by the coding sequence ATGGCAACAGTATCAGCGCTGATCATCGGCGCACTCCTCCTGGTGGTCGTTGTCGCAGCGCTCCTGAGTGCGATCGAGATCGTCAACGCGTACGAGAAACGGGCGTTGACCGTCTTCGGGGAGTACCGAAAACTCCTGGAGCCGGGGATCAACATCGTCCCGCCGTTCGTCTCGAAGACGTACACCTTCGACATGCGAACCCAGACGCTAGACGTCCCCCGTCAGGAGGCGATCACCCGGGACAACTCGCCCGTGACCGCCGACGCCGTCGTCTACATCAAGGTGATGGACGCCAAGAAGGCCTTCCTCGAGGTGGACAACTACAAGAAGGCAGTCTCGAACCTCGCCCAGACGACGCTGCGGGCCGTCCTCGGTGACATGGAACTCGACGACACGCTGAACAAGCGCCAGCAGATTAACGCACACATCCGCGAGGAACTCGACGAGCCCACCGACGAGTGGGGGATCCGCGTCGAGAGCGTCGAGGTCCGCGAAGTCAATCCCTCGAAGGACGTCCAGCAGGCCATGGAGCAACAGACCTCCGCGGAGCGCAAACGCCGCGCCATGATCCTCGAAGCCCAGGGTGAACGACGCAGCGCCGTCGAGAAGGCCGAAGGTGACAAACAGAGCGACATCATCCGCGCTCAGGGGGAAAAACAGAGTCAGATCCTGGAAGCGCAGGGTGACTCGATTTCGACGGTCCTTCGGGCCAAATCTGCCGAATCCATGGGCGAACGCGCGGTCATCGACAAGGGGATGGAGACGCTCTCGGAGATCGGTCAGGGCGAATCCACGACGTTCGTCCTCCCGCAGGAGCTATCCTCGCTCGTCGGTCGCTACGGCAAGCACCTAAGCGGGAGCGACGTCTCCGAGGGGGAGGAATCCCTGGAGAGTCTCGAGTTCGACGAGGAGACCCGCGAACTGATCGGCCTCGACGACATCGCGGAGATCATCGGCGAGATCGACGAGGAAGCGGACATGGACGTCGAAGCCATGGAACAGGAGGCCCAGGCCATCAAGCAGGGGAAGGACCCGGCCAACATCGCCGACCCGGACGAAGTCATCGAGGAGATGGATCAGGAGTTCGGCGCCGATTCGAGCGAGTGA
- a CDS encoding VOC family protein produces the protein MPTDFDWLALEVKYLDQAAAFYEELLDLSVVDRRSNVLRFATGPSALVLRRPTGIPRGGIHTHFACSIPASEYDEWWDRLAASLDVAEERFGDAKSLYCYDPDGNCVELGQRDVSGPGIDGIFEVALEVSSLARSESLYADLGFETVDRGTGRRRVRMDGPVALELWEPHLGIADARGGVHVALGFTADEPAALAEAVAARSCSTAETDDGCVIVDPDGHHLTLRRSA, from the coding sequence ATGCCTACCGACTTCGACTGGCTGGCCCTCGAAGTGAAGTATCTCGACCAGGCCGCCGCGTTCTACGAGGAGCTGCTGGACCTGTCGGTCGTGGATCGCCGTTCCAACGTGCTTCGGTTCGCGACGGGTCCGTCGGCACTGGTCCTGCGCCGACCGACCGGGATTCCGCGTGGCGGGATTCACACGCACTTCGCCTGTTCGATTCCCGCCTCGGAGTACGACGAGTGGTGGGATCGACTCGCGGCGTCGCTCGACGTAGCGGAGGAGCGGTTCGGTGACGCGAAATCGCTGTACTGCTACGATCCGGACGGAAATTGCGTGGAACTCGGCCAGCGAGACGTTTCGGGACCCGGCATCGACGGAATCTTCGAGGTCGCACTCGAGGTGTCGTCGCTGGCGCGATCGGAATCGCTGTACGCCGATCTCGGGTTCGAGACGGTCGACAGGGGCACCGGACGTCGCCGGGTCAGAATGGACGGACCCGTCGCGCTCGAACTGTGGGAGCCTCACCTCGGGATCGCCGACGCCCGCGGTGGGGTCCACGTAGCGCTCGGGTTCACCGCTGACGAGCCGGCGGCCCTCGCGGAAGCCGTGGCTGCTCGTTCGTGTTCGACGGCGGAAACGGACGACGGATGCGTGATCGTCGACCCCGACGGCCATCACCTGACACTGCGACGATCGGCCTGA
- a CDS encoding phosphoribosyltransferase, translating into MSELPEDFSCTITNWEYIYSLCRDVSEQVRRDTFEPDVIVALARGGWFAGRCLCDFLGLDDLTSLKMEHYVGAAEKADEPTVRYPMPEGSVEGKDVLIIDDIADTGGSIEHAYEYVTDRGADTVRTATLQLLGTSEFEPEYVGERLAEWAWIVYPWNFIEDMIDLISGVMETAEQETFTADEIRHYLASFHDIQRIEMEIAQPDRLSEVLTEMERRGVVETVRGEEWRLAT; encoded by the coding sequence ATGTCCGAGTTACCGGAGGACTTCAGCTGTACGATAACCAACTGGGAGTACATCTACAGCCTCTGTCGAGACGTGAGCGAGCAGGTCAGACGGGACACGTTCGAGCCGGACGTGATCGTCGCGCTGGCGCGGGGCGGCTGGTTCGCCGGTCGGTGTCTCTGTGATTTCCTCGGGCTGGACGACCTGACGAGCCTGAAGATGGAACACTACGTCGGCGCCGCCGAGAAAGCCGACGAGCCCACCGTCAGGTACCCGATGCCGGAGGGGAGCGTCGAGGGCAAGGACGTCCTGATCATCGACGATATCGCCGACACCGGCGGGTCGATCGAGCACGCCTACGAGTACGTCACCGACCGCGGGGCCGACACCGTTCGCACCGCCACGCTCCAGTTGCTCGGAACGAGCGAGTTCGAACCCGAGTACGTCGGCGAACGCCTGGCAGAGTGGGCCTGGATCGTCTATCCGTGGAACTTCATCGAGGACATGATCGACCTGATCTCCGGCGTCATGGAAACGGCCGAACAGGAGACGTTCACTGCCGATGAGATCCGACACTACCTCGCGAGTTTCCACGACATCCAGCGCATCGAGATGGAGATCGCCCAGCCCGACCGGTTGTCCGAGGTGCTCACCGAGATGGAACGCCGCGGCGTCGTCGAGACGGTCCGCGGCGAGGAGTGGCGGCTGGCCACCTGA
- a CDS encoding DUF5779 family protein, with amino-acid sequence MSDFDLDLRAMEEHIADDEDDPEGTDIVLDVLDGSTPPAERIETVAEGCVLLLDVDGDVNELAAGFAREVADMGGNLVHFRGFLVVTPPGTTVDNSRL; translated from the coding sequence ATGAGCGACTTCGATCTCGATCTGCGAGCGATGGAAGAACACATCGCAGACGACGAAGACGATCCCGAAGGGACCGATATCGTCCTCGACGTCCTCGACGGATCGACCCCGCCGGCCGAACGTATCGAGACCGTGGCGGAGGGATGCGTCCTCCTGCTCGACGTCGACGGTGACGTCAACGAACTGGCCGCCGGCTTCGCCCGCGAGGTGGCAGATATGGGTGGGAACCTCGTTCACTTCCGGGGGTTTCTCGTCGTGACCCCACCGGGCACCACTGTCGACAACAGCCGGTTGTGA
- the gatB gene encoding Asp-tRNA(Asn)/Glu-tRNA(Gln) amidotransferase subunit GatB yields MSAQTVQQGELVTVIGLEVHVQLETETKIFCGCSTGDADGPNEHVCPVCLGLPGALPVVNEAAVEAAVKIGKAIDAEIPRETRFHRKNYYYPDLPKNFQITQYDEPICQSGELEVRVEGERRPIEIERAHLEEDPGSLQHVGGGGGIDSAEYTLIDYNRAGTPLMEIVTAPDFRSPAEVRAFLAELEEVLEYLGVFDAERDGSLRVDANLSIVEAEETDDNGELSTAALESANRTEVKNISSHKGAEKALAYEETRQKNAIQRGRAVEQETRHWDESRGITVSMRSKAEEKDYRYFEEADIPPLQVAHWREEIEIPELPRARRERFREEYALGEEAASKLTSTKQVADFYEDLASEFDPDLAATWVADELLGELNYRNMAITDLAGRLDEVSRLVELVATDEITAKNAREVVLRTMLDENADPDAIVEAEDLGKTGEGEVQAAVEAAIDENPDAVADYAEGDDGAINFLVGQVMQATGGSADPGTVNQLLRAELDD; encoded by the coding sequence ATGAGTGCCCAGACCGTCCAGCAGGGCGAGCTCGTGACCGTCATCGGGCTCGAGGTCCACGTCCAGCTGGAGACCGAGACGAAGATCTTCTGTGGGTGTTCGACGGGCGACGCGGACGGGCCGAACGAACACGTCTGCCCCGTCTGCCTCGGACTCCCTGGCGCGCTGCCGGTCGTCAACGAGGCCGCCGTCGAAGCCGCGGTGAAGATCGGGAAGGCCATCGACGCGGAGATACCCCGGGAGACGCGCTTTCACCGGAAGAATTACTACTATCCCGACCTCCCGAAGAACTTCCAGATCACGCAGTACGACGAGCCGATCTGCCAGTCTGGCGAGCTCGAAGTGCGCGTCGAGGGCGAGCGACGCCCCATCGAGATCGAACGCGCCCACCTCGAAGAGGATCCGGGCAGCCTCCAGCACGTCGGAGGCGGCGGCGGTATCGACTCCGCCGAGTACACCCTGATCGACTACAACCGCGCCGGCACGCCGCTGATGGAGATCGTCACGGCGCCCGACTTCCGTAGCCCCGCCGAAGTTCGAGCCTTCCTCGCCGAACTCGAGGAGGTACTCGAGTACCTGGGTGTCTTCGACGCCGAGCGCGACGGCAGCCTTCGCGTCGACGCGAACCTCTCGATCGTCGAGGCCGAGGAAACCGACGATAACGGCGAGCTCTCGACGGCGGCGCTCGAATCGGCGAACCGGACCGAAGTCAAGAATATCTCGAGTCACAAGGGCGCGGAGAAGGCCCTGGCCTACGAGGAGACGCGACAGAAAAACGCGATCCAGCGCGGGCGCGCCGTCGAACAGGAGACGCGCCACTGGGACGAGAGTCGCGGCATTACAGTCTCGATGCGATCGAAGGCCGAGGAGAAGGACTACCGTTACTTCGAGGAAGCCGACATTCCGCCGCTGCAGGTCGCCCACTGGCGCGAGGAGATCGAGATTCCGGAACTGCCACGGGCCCGCCGCGAGCGCTTCCGCGAGGAGTACGCTCTCGGCGAGGAAGCCGCCTCGAAACTCACCTCGACCAAACAGGTCGCCGACTTCTACGAGGATCTTGCGAGCGAGTTCGATCCCGATCTGGCGGCCACCTGGGTCGCAGACGAACTGCTGGGCGAACTCAACTACCGCAACATGGCGATCACGGACCTCGCGGGGCGACTCGACGAGGTCTCCCGACTGGTCGAACTCGTCGCGACCGACGAGATCACCGCGAAGAACGCCAGAGAGGTCGTCCTGCGGACGATGCTCGACGAGAACGCCGATCCGGACGCGATCGTCGAGGCCGAGGACCTCGGCAAGACCGGCGAGGGCGAGGTGCAGGCCGCCGTCGAAGCCGCGATCGACGAGAACCCCGACGCCGTCGCGGACTACGCCGAGGGTGACGACGGCGCGATCAACTTCCTCGTCGGCCAGGTCATGCAGGCCACCGGCGGCAGCGCCGATCCGGGAACCGTCAACCAGCTCCTGCGGGCAGAACTCGACGACTGA